In one window of Echeneis naucrates chromosome 17, fEcheNa1.1, whole genome shotgun sequence DNA:
- the smg7 gene encoding nonsense-mediated mRNA decay factor SMG7, with translation MSVSIIDLLRLRMKPGFGELSSPSAGCYSGQAEALKADMTDSKLGAAEVWTSRQALQDLYQKMLVTDLEYALDKKVEQDLWNHAFKNQITTLQSQAKNRANPNRSEVQANLSLFLEAASGFYTQLLQELCTVFNVDLPCRVKSSQLGIISNKQSSTSAIVTPQPSSCSYICQHCLVHLGDIARYRNQTSQAESYYRHAAQLVPSNGQPYNQLAILASSKGDHLTTIFYYCRSIAVKFPFPAASTNLQKALSKALESRDEMKTKWSVSDFIKAFIKFHGHVYLSKSLDKLDSLREKLEEQFQRLILQKAFSSQQLVHITVINLFELHHLRDLTADGSEQSYSNEQQISWFQLLGLFMSFLGIMCSRVLLNKNRGEEIMGECPLPAIKVSLDWLKLRPSVFHEAAIDQRQHVWPWLVSVLNSFHPKEDDVSCSSVTPLPEEFELQGFLALRPALRSLDFTKGHQGILVDRDGLPVHARHQRLISLGKWVADNQPGLIQCRVSEDGLVVFLTDIPEQAIEEPLEKDAPVLQESSNGEQTPNDGGHSGLKSVLSAGKTQSSWPDGSDRPVVTFKENIKPREQSREPTRNHHQKDGGKERRDFPKGNGAAGKGELKREGKRKSELKKTGYEKTADAGKQVKAQTELRKTPVSEAKKTPATQTQTTCSSQFIPIHHPGAFPPLPSRPGFPSSAYVMPPVAFPGLQVNPGFTFSTGVSVPGPFLQQAVHTQAGTQVQAGKQSHIPYSQQRPSAPGTGQGPGSSGQGPGPMNQGPSQGQQSQAQPPPQQALQQSVQLQVQALSQQQQSPTKPVQQVGMGKSPPHHPGLQQYMQVQDPPAQMWNQAQAALQKMNPMQMSMKQSQSQPQQQQAAFYMAAQDPLKLYEHQLQPQSQLSMDKKIKYPDVKMPDFYWEPSYRMGDSLAMMADRMKRPPPGGICSDQDASAGPRGPPFELPNQSRMESGSEVVSQSSSLLPMPGFPMQEYNQNSIFSQAYGKNLPPSSKPDAPMVHQEPSLYSLFEGTPWSPSLPASSDHSTPASQSPHSSNPSSLPSSPPTHNHGAMPFSNFGPIGTPDSRDRRVVDRWKADKTGPVGGFGLDYLPAAASSSTSDSSWHQTGPTGSSWTNQESPMEESSSTVLLDSLKSIWSSSMMQPGPSALEQLLLQQKQKQQRGHGAMNPPH, from the exons ATGTCAGTTAGCATTATCGACCTGCTGCGTCTTCGTATGAAACCGGGCTTTGGAGAACTCTCATCGCCGTCGGCCGGCTGTTATTCTGG acaggcagaggcCCTGAAGGCTGACATGACAG ATTCAAAGCTGGGGGCGGCAGAGGTGTGGACGTCTCGCCAGGCCCTGCAGGACCTCTACCAGAAGATGCTTGTGACTGACCTGGAATATGCTCTGGACAAGAAGGTGGAGCAGGACCT GTGGAATCATGCCTTTAAGAACCAGATCACCACGCTGCAGAGCCAGGCCAAGAACCGAGCCAACCCCAACCGCAGTGAGGTCCAGGCCAACCTGTCACTGTTCCTGGAGGCAGCTAGTGGATTCTACACACAG TTACTGCAGGAACTCTGCACAGTCTTCAACGTGGACCTGCCATGCCGCGTCAAGTCGTCTCAGCTTGGCATCATCAGCAATAAACAGAGCAGCACCAGCGCCATTGTCACCCCACAGCCCAGCTCCTGCTCCTACATCTGCCAGCACTGCCTCGTTCACCTTGGAGACATAG cGCGTTACCGTAACCAGACCAGCCAAGCGGAGTCATACTACCGACATGCAGCTCAGCTGGTTCCATCAAATG gTCAGCCCTACAACCAGCTGGCTATCTTGGCCTCCTCTAAAGGAGACCACCTCACCACCATCTTCTACTACTGCCGCAGCATCGCAGTCAAGTTCCCCTTCCCAGCAGCCTCCACCAACCTGCAGAAGGCCTTGTCCAAGGCTCTGGAGAG CCGGGATGAGATGAAAACGAAGTGGAGTGTGTCAGATTTCATCAAGGCATTCATCAAATTTCATGGTCACGTCTACTTGAGtaagagtctggacaagctggaCAGTCTGAGggagaagctggaggagcagtTCCAG AGACTGATCCTGCAGAAAGCCTTCAGTTCTCAGCAGCTGGTCCACATCACAGTCATCAACCTGTTTGAGCTCCACCACCTCAGAGACCTGACGGCTGACGGCAGTGAGCAGAGCTACAGCAATGAGCAGCAGATCAGCTGGTTCCAGCTGCTTGGACTCTTCA TGTCTTTCCTGGGAATCATGTGCAGCCGTGTTCTGCTCAACAAGAACAGGGGGGAGGAGATCATGGGAGAGTGTCCTCTGCCAGCCATCAAAGTGTCTCTGGACTGGCTAAAACTGAGACCCAGCGTGTTCCACGAGGCCGCCATCGATCAGAGGCAGCA TGTTTGGCCCTGGCTGGTCTCAGTCCTCAACAGTTTCCACCCTAAAGAGGATGATGTGTCCTGTTCTTCAG TGACACCCCTGCCAGAGGAGTTTGAGCTCCAGGGTTTCTTGGCTCTCCGGCCTGCTCTGAG gtctCTGGACTTCACCAAAGGTCATCAGGGCATCCTGGTGGACAGAGACGGCCTGCCGGTCCACGCTCGCCACCAGAGGCTCATCAGTCTGGGCAAATGGGTGGCCGACAACCAGCCAGG ACTGATTCAGTGCAGAGTGAGTGAGGACGGTCTCGTCGTCTTCCTCACTGATATTCCAGAGCAGGCCATTGAGGAACCGCTGGAGAAGGATGCACCGGTGCTTCAGGAGTCATCCAATGGTGAGCAGACCCCCAATGATGGCGGACACTCTGGGCTGAAGTCTGTGCTGTCTGCTGGCAAGACGCAGAGCTCATGGCCAGACGGGAGCGACCGTCCCGTTGTGACCTTTAAGGAGAACATCAAACCCAGAGAGCAGAGCCGTGAACCGACACGAAACCACCATCAGAAGGATGGAGGTAAAGAGCGCAGGGACTTTCCCAAGGGTAATGGGGCTGCTGGGAAAGGAGAGCTgaagagagaagggaagaggaagagtgagTTGAAGAAAACGGGCTATGAAAAGACAGCGGATGCTGGAAAACAG GTGAAGGCTCAGACGGAGCTGAGGAAGACTCCGGTGTCTGAGGCCAAGAAGACCCCAGCAACTCAAACTCAGACCACGTGCTCCTCTCAGTTCATCCCCATCCATCACCCTGGAGCCTTCCCGCCGCTGCCGAGCAGACCTG GTTTTCCCAGCTCAGCCTATGTGATGCCTCCGGTGGCGTTCCCAGGGCTTCAGGTGAATCCGGgcttcaccttctccaccggaGTGTCTGTCCCTGGCCCGTTCCTCCAGCAGGCTGTCCACACTCAAGCCGGCACTCAAGTCCAGGCTGGGAAGCAGTCCCACATTCCCTACAGTCAGCAGAGGCCTTCAGCGCCAGGCACAGGACAGGGACCAGGGTCCTCAGGGCAGGGCCCAGGGCCCATGAACCAGGGCCCCTCACAGGGCCAGCAGTCCCAGGCCCAGCCGCCACCCCAGCAGGCCTTGCAGCAGTCGGTCCAGCTGCAGGTGCAGGCGctgagccagcagcagcagtctccCACTAAACCGGTCCAACAGGTGGGGATGGGGAAGAGCCCGCCTCACCACCCAGGACTGCAGCAG TACATGCAGGTCCAGGACCCGCCAGCTCAGATGTGGAACCAGGCCCAGGCGGCTCTGCAGAAGATGAACCCCATGCAGATGTCAATGAAGCAGTCACAGTCgcagccacagcagcaacaggcaGCATTCTACATGGCTGCTCAGGATCCACTCAAACTGTACGAGCACCAGCTGCAGCCGCAATCACAGCTCAGCATGGACAAGAAGATCAAGTACCCTGACGTCAAGATGCCGGACTTCTACTGGGAGCCGTCCTACAGGATGGGGGACAGTCTGGCCATGATGGCAGATAGGATGAAAAGGCCCCCACCGGGTGGTATCTGTTCCGACCAGGACGCCTCTGCTGGGCCCCGGGGACCCCCTTTTGAG ctgccCAATCAGAGCAGGATGGAGAGCGGCTCTGAGGTCGTCAGCCAGTCATCTTCCCTCCTGCCCATGCCTGGCTTCCCCATGCAG GAGTACAACCAGAACAGCATCTTCAGTCAGGCCTATGGTAAGAACCTGCCGCCCAGCTCCAAGCCCGACGCTCCCATGGTGCACCAGGAGCCGTCCCTCTACTCGCTCTTTGAAGGGACGCCTTggtctccctccctccccgcCAGCTCAG ACCACTCTACCCCAGCCAGCCAATCCCCTCACTCATCCAACCCCAGCAGCCTGCCCTCCTCCCCGCCAACACACAACCACGGAGCCATGCCTTTCTCCAACTTTGGGCCCATCGGCACTCCGGACAGCCGAGACCGAAGGGTGGTGGACCGCTGGAAAGCCGACAAGACTG GGCCGGTGGGTGGGTTCGGTCTGGACTACCTGCCGGCTGCAGCCTCCTCTTCAACTTCGGACAGCAGCTGGCACCAGACTGGGCCGACCGGAAGTTCCTGGACCAATCAGGAGTCTCCGATGGAGGAATCGTCGTCCACTGTGCTTCTCGACAGCCTCAAG TCCATCTGGTCCAGCTCCATGATGCAGCCAGGCCCATCGGCGCTGgagcagctcctcctgcagcagaagcagaagcagcagcgAGGTCACGGTGCCATGAATCCGCCTCACTGA
- the LOC115058215 gene encoding uncharacterized protein LOC115058215, which translates to SATRSSTKTSVCGNIHNQPTQTLQRHQRDPGDHRDLVFYWSTCPSPHQQVRLSEFKSPSPDGSESVDVDSGGFQLFGGRSSAWRFLYEAASLCFIFGKPIRVTVNVKDLSPVEPTLFVLSPLSPDPLTKNPEVCLAAGFRPQRGQMVLNVENKSVSVGTSRAVLSREEKSFFFAGFNDKTIDSCQLHGASATREDPEENCDKTRPEPTTGTPPPDIQTSQTDDKTVESESCEDFHPEGARLNFYLLLMNGIRLVFTKTLAFNTVLTIRAVLF; encoded by the exons AGCGCCACACGGAGCTCAACAAAAACCTCCGTCTGTGGAAACATCCACAATCAGCCGACACAAACACTCCAGAGACACCAGAGAGACCCTGGAGACCACAGAGACCTGGTCTTCTACTGGTCCACCTGTCCGAGTCCACATCAGCAAGTCCGGCTCTCCGAGTTCAAGTCTCCGAGTCCAG ATGGTTCTGAGTCCGTGGACGTGGATTCTGGAGGTTTTCAGCTGTTTGGAGGACGTTCTTCAGCCTGGAGGTTTTTGTATGAGGCTGCTTCACTGTGTTTCATCTTCGGGAAGCCCATCAGGGTCACCGTCAATGTGAAAG ATCTGTCCCCCGTGGAGCCGACTCTGTTTGTCCTGAGTCCTCTGAGTCCTGATCCGCTGACGAAGAATCCAGAAGTCTGTCTGGCTGCTGGTTTCCGTCCTCAGCGGGGTCAGATGGTCCTGAACGTGGAGAATAAGTCGGTCAGTGTGGGCACCAGCAGGGCCGTCCTGTCCCGGGAGGAGAAATCCTTCTTCTTTGCCGGATTTAATGACAAAACCATCGACTCCTGCCAACTTCACGGAGCGTCAGCGACGAGAGAAGATCCAGAAGAAAACTGTGACAAGACCCGTCCAGAACCGACGACGGGAACTCCTCCGCCCGACATCCAGACGAGCCAAACTGACG ataaAACAGTTGAATCTGAATCCTGCGAAGATTTTCATCCAG AGGGAGCCAGGCTGAACTTCTACCTGCTGCTGATGAACGGGATCCGTCTGGTCTTCACCAAGACTCTGGCCTTCAACACCGTTCTCACTATCAGAGCCGTGCTCTTCTGA
- the LOC115058366 gene encoding uncharacterized protein LOC115058366: protein MVPGGHFEIFELSGSSSVEPTPSIDGSESVDVDSGGFQLFGGRSSAWRFLYEAASLCFIFGKPIRVTVNVKDPSSMELALFVLSPLSPEDTVRKRPDHQNPEVCLAAGFRPQQGEMVLNVENGSVSLNTSRAVLSREEKSFFFAGLINETIYSCELHGASADNEDIDRCDNFPEGARLNFYLLLMNGIRLVFTKTLAFNTVLTIRAVLF, encoded by the exons ATGGTCCCAGGAGGACACTTCGAGATCTTCgagctatcaggctcctcttctgttgaaccaactcccagtatcg ATGGTTCTGAGTCCGTGGACGTGGATTCTGGAGGTTTTCAGCTGTTTGGAGGACGTTCTTCAGCCTGGAGGTTTTTGTATGAGGCTGCTTCACTGTGTTTCATCTTCGGGAAGCCCATCAGGGTCACCGTCAATGTGAAAG aTCCGTCCTCCATGGAGCTGGCTCTGTTCGTCCTGAGTCCTCTGAGTCCTGAGGACACGGTGAGGAAGAGGCCGGACCACCAGAATCCAGAAGTCTGTCTGGCTGCTGGTTTCCGTCCTCAGCAGGGTGAGATGGTCCTGAACGTGGAGAACGGGTCGGTCAGTCTGAACACCAGCAGGGCCGTCCTGTCCCGGGAGGAGAAATCCTTCTTCTTTGCTGGACTCATCAACGAAACCATCTACTCATGTGAACTTCACGGAGCGTCAGCCGACAACGAAGACA tcgATCGCTGTGACAACTTTCCAG AGGGAGCCAGGCTGAACTTCTACCTGCTGCTGATGAACGGGATCCGTCTGGTCTTCACCAAGACTCTGGCCTTCAACACCGTTCTCACTATCAGAGCCGTGCTCTTCTGA